A window from Roseburia sp. 499 encodes these proteins:
- a CDS encoding NAD(P)/FAD-dependent oxidoreductase, translated as MREYDIIIVGAGPSGIFCAYELMNKKPDLKVLMIEKGRRIEERQCPKRKTKVCVGCQPCSITTGFAGAGAFSDGKLSLSPDVGGNLPEILGYEETVDLIHESDDIYLKFGADAKVYGVDKETEIREIRRKAINANLKLIECPIRHLGTEEGYKIYSRLQEYLLEHGVEMKFRTMVQRLIVENGEAKGVITEQGETYFANEVICAVGREGADWFSHVCKENEIETKVGTVDIGVRVEVRDEIMEFLNKNLYEAKLVYHTPTFDDKVRTFCTNPSGEVATEYYDNGLAVVNGHAYKSQDLKTNNTNFALLVSKNFTKPFKTPIEYGKQIAQLSNMLCDGKILVQTFGDFRRGRRTTEERLCRNNLIPTLKDAVPGDLSLVFPHRIMVDIEEMIMALDKVTPGIASDETLLYGVEVKFYSNKVVVNKDFETNVKGLRAIGDGASVTRGLQQASANGISVARSILAKMEK; from the coding sequence ATGAGAGAATATGACATTATTATTGTAGGTGCAGGTCCGTCCGGAATTTTCTGCGCTTATGAGCTCATGAATAAAAAACCGGATTTAAAGGTTTTGATGATAGAAAAGGGGAGAAGAATAGAAGAACGTCAATGTCCGAAGCGTAAGACTAAGGTATGCGTGGGATGTCAACCGTGTTCTATTACAACAGGATTTGCTGGGGCAGGAGCATTTTCGGATGGAAAACTTTCCCTTTCCCCGGATGTGGGAGGAAATCTGCCTGAGATTTTAGGATATGAAGAAACGGTGGATTTGATTCATGAGTCGGACGATATTTATCTGAAGTTTGGTGCAGATGCTAAGGTCTATGGTGTGGATAAGGAAACGGAAATTCGTGAAATCCGTAGAAAAGCCATCAATGCGAATTTAAAACTGATAGAATGTCCTATTCGTCATCTTGGTACAGAAGAGGGCTATAAAATATACAGCCGTTTACAGGAATATTTGTTAGAGCATGGAGTAGAGATGAAGTTTCGTACTATGGTGCAGCGGCTAATAGTTGAAAATGGAGAAGCAAAAGGCGTTATTACAGAACAGGGTGAAACTTATTTTGCAAACGAGGTTATTTGTGCGGTAGGCCGAGAAGGTGCTGACTGGTTCAGCCATGTATGTAAAGAAAATGAGATTGAAACAAAGGTAGGAACGGTGGACATTGGAGTAAGAGTAGAAGTCCGTGATGAAATTATGGAATTTCTAAATAAGAATTTGTATGAAGCCAAGTTGGTTTATCATACGCCTACTTTTGATGATAAAGTTAGAACCTTTTGTACGAATCCGTCCGGTGAGGTGGCGACTGAATATTATGACAACGGTCTTGCAGTGGTAAATGGTCACGCGTACAAGTCACAGGATTTAAAGACCAATAATACCAATTTTGCATTATTGGTATCCAAGAATTTTACAAAACCATTTAAGACGCCGATTGAGTATGGAAAACAGATTGCACAGTTGTCTAACATGCTTTGTGATGGAAAAATACTGGTGCAAACTTTTGGAGATTTTCGAAGAGGAAGAAGAACCACAGAAGAACGTCTTTGCCGGAATAATTTAATTCCTACATTGAAAGATGCAGTACCGGGAGACTTATCTTTGGTATTTCCACATCGTATTATGGTAGATATTGAAGAGATGATTATGGCACTGGATAAGGTGACACCGGGAATTGCCAGTGATGAGACCTTGCTGTATGGAGTGGAAGTGAAATTTTATTCAAACAAAGTAGTGGTAAACAAAGACTTTGAAACAAATGTAAAAGGACTGCGTGCCATTGGAGATGGAGCTTCTGTTACGAGAGGTCTGCAGCAGGCATCTGCTAATGGAATCAGTGTGGCAAGAAGTATTTTGGCAAAAATGGAAAAGTAA
- a CDS encoding Maf family protein produces the protein MKSRLILASGSPRRKELLEQIGAEFEILPAKGEEVITSTIPEQVVMELSAQKAEEVAGHYEEESEIVILGADTVVAYENKILGKPKDEADAVRMLQMLSGNTHSVFTGVTLIIKRNGKSEKQSFFAETKVTMYQMTEQQIQAYVATGEPMDKAGAYGIQGKCAIYIEKITGDYNNVVGLPVALVYQNLVKSGIEIL, from the coding sequence ATGAAGAGCAGATTGATTTTAGCCTCCGGTTCGCCCCGGAGAAAAGAATTATTAGAACAGATTGGAGCAGAATTTGAAATACTTCCGGCAAAGGGAGAAGAGGTTATTACAAGCACTATACCGGAGCAGGTAGTGATGGAGCTTTCTGCTCAAAAGGCGGAAGAAGTGGCTGGGCATTATGAGGAAGAATCGGAGATTGTGATTTTAGGTGCAGATACAGTAGTGGCATATGAAAATAAGATTCTTGGAAAGCCGAAGGATGAAGCAGATGCGGTCAGAATGCTTCAGATGCTTTCCGGTAATACCCATAGTGTATTCACCGGAGTGACACTTATCATAAAAAGGAACGGGAAAAGTGAAAAACAGTCTTTTTTCGCAGAAACAAAGGTAACGATGTATCAAATGACAGAACAGCAGATTCAGGCATATGTGGCAACCGGAGAGCCTATGGATAAGGCAGGAGCCTATGGGATTCAGGGCAAGTGTGCCATTTATATAGAAAAGATTACGGGAGACTATAATAATGTAGTAGGACTCCCGGTAGCATTGGTGTACCAGAATCTGGTAAAATCAGGCATTGAAATTTTATAG
- a CDS encoding peptidylprolyl isomerase — MRRKNKARALAVVLLMSMTVSGCKLGNTEVVVNSGFSGNEVFKIKDEVCTLSEARVFLANYQNIYANMYGVNLWKHKFKNNELESYVKDITVSQLAQIMAMDFLAAEKEISLTEEEQSKVKEAAKAYYDSLNDTEKEYMHVSESDIEKLYSRYGLANKLYTFLTGDVNAEVSDDDARVMEAARIYVTDENKANEIQNQINSGVDFMSLAGTYNEASEIEVAFGRNDVPKEVEEVVFSLENEQISGKIAADNGWYFIKCINNYNQELTDANKSVILEQRRKEAFDDVYSEFLEELPAEFNEEVWEEVEIETDKEITTDSFFKTYEKYCNW; from the coding sequence ATGAGAAGAAAGAACAAAGCAAGAGCATTGGCGGTAGTACTTCTTATGAGTATGACAGTCAGCGGTTGTAAGCTGGGAAATACTGAGGTTGTGGTAAATTCCGGTTTTAGTGGAAATGAAGTATTTAAGATAAAGGATGAAGTGTGTACGCTGTCTGAGGCAAGAGTATTTCTTGCAAACTATCAGAATATTTATGCAAATATGTATGGCGTGAACCTTTGGAAGCATAAGTTTAAAAATAATGAGTTAGAGAGCTATGTAAAGGATATTACAGTATCCCAGCTTGCGCAGATTATGGCAATGGATTTTCTGGCAGCAGAAAAGGAGATTTCTTTAACGGAAGAGGAGCAGTCAAAAGTAAAAGAAGCAGCGAAGGCTTACTATGATTCTTTGAATGATACCGAAAAGGAATACATGCATGTGTCAGAAAGCGATATTGAAAAATTGTATAGTCGATATGGTCTGGCAAATAAGCTGTATACTTTTCTGACAGGAGACGTTAATGCAGAGGTTAGTGATGATGATGCGAGAGTGATGGAAGCCGCCCGGATTTATGTTACAGATGAGAATAAGGCAAATGAAATTCAAAATCAGATTAATAGTGGAGTCGATTTTATGTCTCTGGCGGGGACTTACAATGAGGCTTCTGAGATAGAAGTCGCTTTCGGAAGAAATGATGTGCCAAAGGAAGTGGAAGAAGTAGTATTTTCCTTGGAAAACGAACAGATAAGCGGAAAAATTGCAGCAGATAATGGTTGGTATTTCATTAAATGTATCAATAACTATAATCAGGAATTGACAGATGCTAATAAATCTGTGATTTTGGAACAGCGGAGAAAAGAAGCATTTGATGATGTCTATAGTGAGTTTTTAGAGGAACTTCCTGCTGAGTTCAATGAAGAAGTCTGGGAAGAAGTAGAGATAGAAACGGATAAAGAGATTACCACAGATAGTTTCTTTAAAACTTACGAAAAATATTGCAACTGGTAG
- a CDS encoding ABC transporter ATP-binding protein → MKEEKKYKTFPVIKRLLVNMGKRDKKQFGRIAVFTIAAAIYPFLAVFLPKIAIGILEKEKDAAGKNLLLAMAGYFVVAGILGFLVSYFRQVISVHNMRIRIHYLGDTFRKLTTMDYKYAEDSKFFEKNEKALNAGNNNNEGIEGMSNRLFQLPAKLITIIGMFLLAGTLNPWILLVLVIHVFVTMWVSRMSHNYSYSKKEEEAKASRKINYYYKTTHDFSFGKDIRIYNFRDRILKNYQDEIKALTVLKGKIAGREYLLGIAGIVTLLLTNVVMYGILIQQAYQGMPISSFTMYISAITSLMASMLDFGEDITFIINQGQYVGDFFRLMDEPLTENGGSAPKPEGTLEIVFEHVSFRYPNTENNIFTDLNFTIHKGERLAIVGINGAGKSTLVKLMTGLFEPTEGHIYINGIDIKEYGKRDLYDLYSAVFQDVNILAFTIRENVACKSEGVDEERVKEALDKVGLWEKVQGFEKGMDQMMLKVIDENGTDFSGGERQKLSIARGLYKNAAMVIMDEPTAALDALAEAEIYESFSSLVEGKTAVYISHRLASTRFCDKIALFDRDGLKEYGTHEELMERHGSYYEMFTVQGKYYQEEAEAV, encoded by the coding sequence ATGAAAGAAGAAAAGAAGTACAAGACTTTTCCCGTGATAAAGCGTTTGCTTGTAAATATGGGGAAAAGAGATAAAAAGCAGTTTGGAAGGATTGCTGTGTTTACCATTGCAGCGGCAATTTATCCGTTTTTGGCGGTATTTTTACCGAAAATAGCGATTGGAATCTTAGAGAAGGAAAAGGATGCTGCAGGAAAAAATTTGTTGTTAGCGATGGCTGGGTATTTTGTAGTAGCCGGTATCTTAGGATTTTTAGTCAGTTATTTTAGACAAGTTATTTCCGTGCATAATATGAGAATTCGTATACATTATTTGGGAGATACTTTTCGTAAGCTGACAACCATGGATTATAAGTATGCAGAGGACTCTAAGTTTTTTGAAAAAAATGAAAAAGCATTAAATGCGGGAAATAATAATAACGAGGGAATTGAAGGAATGTCCAACCGGTTATTTCAATTGCCGGCGAAGCTGATTACGATTATTGGAATGTTTCTATTGGCAGGAACTTTAAATCCATGGATTTTACTGGTATTGGTGATTCATGTATTTGTAACCATGTGGGTGTCTCGCATGAGTCACAATTACAGTTATTCTAAAAAAGAAGAAGAAGCAAAGGCATCTAGAAAAATTAATTATTACTATAAAACTACGCATGACTTTTCTTTTGGAAAGGATATACGTATTTACAATTTTCGGGATCGTATTTTAAAGAATTATCAGGATGAAATTAAGGCATTGACAGTATTAAAAGGAAAAATTGCCGGAAGAGAATATTTGCTTGGAATAGCAGGAATAGTTACGTTGCTGCTTACCAATGTGGTGATGTATGGAATATTAATTCAGCAGGCGTATCAAGGAATGCCAATTAGTTCGTTTACCATGTATATTTCTGCAATTACCAGTTTAATGGCATCTATGCTTGATTTTGGAGAAGATATTACTTTTATCATCAATCAGGGACAATATGTAGGAGACTTTTTCCGACTTATGGATGAACCATTAACAGAAAACGGAGGAAGCGCGCCAAAGCCGGAAGGAACGTTGGAAATCGTATTTGAACACGTAAGTTTCCGTTACCCAAATACAGAAAATAATATATTTACGGATTTGAATTTTACAATACATAAGGGAGAACGTCTTGCAATTGTAGGAATCAATGGTGCAGGTAAGTCAACTTTAGTAAAACTGATGACAGGCTTGTTTGAACCGACAGAAGGTCATATTTATATTAATGGTATAGATATAAAGGAATATGGAAAAAGAGATTTGTATGACTTGTATTCAGCAGTATTTCAGGATGTTAATATTCTGGCATTTACCATTCGGGAAAATGTAGCATGTAAGTCAGAAGGTGTCGATGAAGAACGGGTAAAAGAGGCGTTAGATAAAGTTGGCCTTTGGGAAAAAGTACAGGGATTTGAAAAAGGTATGGATCAAATGATGCTTAAGGTCATTGATGAAAATGGAACGGATTTTTCCGGAGGAGAACGTCAGAAACTGTCCATTGCCAGAGGACTTTATAAAAATGCAGCTATGGTAATTATGGATGAACCTACGGCTGCGCTGGATGCGTTGGCAGAAGCAGAGATATACGAAAGTTTTAGTAGTCTGGTGGAAGGAAAAACAGCGGTATATATTTCACATCGTCTGGCAAGCACCAGATTCTGTGATAAAATTGCATTATTTGACCGTGATGGATTGAAAGAATATGGAACCCATGAGGAACTGATGGAACGTCATGGAAGTTATTATGAGATGTTTACGGTACAGGGAAAATATTATCAGGAGGAGGCAGAAGCAGTATGA
- a CDS encoding glyoxalase, whose protein sequence is MNQYDKECVTYFFEHQSQLFGKNILEDIEEAEEFLEDCMAVVCKNIKEVRAFFEDEGADIGELSNEELKEAAEVFALPDGRFLVVEG, encoded by the coding sequence ATGAACCAATACGATAAAGAATGTGTAACGTATTTTTTTGAGCATCAATCACAGCTTTTTGGAAAGAATATTTTGGAAGATATAGAAGAGGCAGAAGAGTTTTTAGAAGACTGCATGGCAGTAGTATGTAAAAATATAAAGGAAGTCAGAGCTTTTTTTGAAGATGAAGGAGCCGATATTGGAGAGCTGAGCAATGAGGAGCTGAAAGAAGCTGCGGAGGTATTTGCTCTGCCGGATGGCAGATTTCTGGTAGTCGAAGGATAG
- a CDS encoding RNA polymerase sigma factor, producing the protein MHTKELLERLNQELLEKLYGFSYARCQNHHEAEDLCSEIMVQLVKSIQRGSKIEKFEPFCWRVAHNVYADFCEKRRKQQTLVVTQEEFEQLPLIQVNPVEEYLTDNQEKEQMEDIIRRIAFLGKIYREVMVQYYLEEKKISEIAENLGISETTVKQRLFAARNTIKSEIEQREENEMPVLLKPVYINFEGTGNPVGNDPSSKAERVLSQMVLYLCRKKECRPMDFAKKLGVPLVYIEDELEILCKGENGTYGLVKKVGKDQYISNIIVLKEEEAQEILNSVEHEINKMAGQLKDFLKVHGEEILKLEYWGQKFELPYIFWTMITWFVVQIMQQKYIDIMEKEFFQDVIVENKSYIAMGIASKRKREEEEMQGLLYGSDEIEARNVCGYQKVNFLNIYGKRVKAKFHCGENIAMNQKLLLTIRAAKGLPVKSLTEKEKEHAAKAIADGYLVRKDDILYPGIVTVPKKTHEQMKKIAEKFIGKNEAILEEAHRNLAKKIKKIVPKHLLSDYKMMVAMVGAQMIGMLIEEGMKSGVLSEPVPNGNEGTILIIEE; encoded by the coding sequence ATGCATACGAAAGAATTATTAGAGAGGTTAAATCAGGAATTACTGGAAAAACTCTATGGATTTTCCTATGCCAGATGTCAGAATCATCATGAGGCAGAGGATTTGTGCTCAGAGATTATGGTACAACTGGTGAAGTCTATCCAACGAGGTAGCAAAATTGAAAAGTTTGAGCCTTTTTGTTGGAGGGTGGCTCACAATGTTTATGCGGATTTCTGTGAGAAAAGAAGAAAGCAGCAGACGCTGGTTGTAACTCAGGAGGAATTTGAACAACTTCCGCTGATTCAGGTGAATCCGGTGGAAGAGTATCTGACAGATAATCAGGAAAAGGAACAGATGGAAGATATTATACGCCGGATTGCCTTTCTGGGAAAGATATACCGGGAGGTAATGGTTCAGTATTATCTGGAGGAAAAGAAGATTTCTGAGATTGCAGAAAACCTTGGAATTTCAGAGACTACCGTAAAACAAAGATTGTTTGCAGCCAGAAATACCATAAAGAGTGAAATAGAACAAAGAGAGGAAAACGAAATGCCGGTATTATTAAAACCTGTTTATATTAATTTTGAGGGAACCGGGAACCCTGTAGGAAATGATCCTTCTTCAAAGGCAGAACGCGTGTTATCCCAGATGGTGCTGTATTTGTGCAGGAAAAAGGAATGCCGTCCGATGGATTTTGCAAAAAAATTAGGAGTGCCTTTGGTCTATATAGAGGATGAACTGGAAATTCTTTGTAAAGGGGAAAATGGTACATATGGGTTGGTGAAAAAAGTTGGAAAAGACCAATACATATCAAACATTATAGTTTTGAAGGAAGAAGAAGCACAGGAAATATTAAATAGTGTGGAACACGAAATTAACAAGATGGCAGGGCAGCTAAAAGATTTTTTAAAGGTACATGGAGAAGAGATTTTAAAACTAGAATATTGGGGACAAAAATTTGAACTGCCGTATATTTTTTGGACGATGATTACCTGGTTTGTAGTGCAAATCATGCAACAGAAGTATATTGATATAATGGAAAAAGAATTTTTTCAGGATGTTATCGTTGAAAACAAATCGTATATTGCTATGGGAATTGCATCGAAACGAAAACGAGAGGAAGAAGAGATGCAAGGATTGCTTTATGGATCAGATGAAATTGAGGCGCGAAATGTTTGTGGTTATCAGAAAGTAAATTTTCTAAATATTTATGGGAAACGTGTGAAAGCAAAGTTTCATTGTGGAGAAAATATTGCAATGAATCAAAAGTTACTTCTGACCATACGGGCAGCAAAAGGTCTTCCGGTGAAAAGTCTTACAGAAAAAGAAAAAGAGCATGCGGCGAAGGCAATTGCCGATGGGTATTTGGTGAGAAAGGATGATATATTATATCCCGGCATTGTAACGGTGCCAAAGAAGACCCATGAACAAATGAAGAAGATTGCCGAGAAATTTATAGGAAAGAATGAGGCAATCTTGGAAGAAGCACACAGAAATCTTGCAAAAAAGATAAAGAAAATTGTGCCAAAACATTTGCTTTCTGATTATAAAATGATGGTAGCTATGGTTGGCGCGCAGATGATTGGAATGTTAATCGAAGAAGGAATGAAATCCGGTGTTTTAAGTGAGCCGGTACCAAATGGGAATGAAGGAACCATTCTTATCATAGAAGAATAG